A genomic stretch from Candidatus Melainabacteria bacterium includes:
- a CDS encoding type III pantothenate kinase → MHNRIVVDIGNTRISCGVFLDDKIVDLSHHLLSNTQKAAADIAEDAAAMHIEQIAICSVVPSVSRSLIEYLSTHHQKVFQVSGESQNLITGIYDSLGADRIANIAAARALYLKKDNAIVIDCGTATTLTAVSHDGRFLGGLITLGLGNTFRALHQSTEQLPDIEASHNGQPPLALAFDTQNAITSGCIYGQVGIIEQWLKVAKRELGSKTTVIATGGYASIIAPLTKEIDHIAPDLTLHGINFIAEAAMVPADQV, encoded by the coding sequence ATGCACAACCGAATTGTCGTTGATATCGGGAATACGCGTATCTCATGTGGCGTTTTTCTCGACGATAAGATAGTTGATCTCTCGCACCACCTTTTGAGCAATACTCAAAAAGCAGCAGCCGACATCGCCGAAGATGCAGCCGCCATGCATATAGAACAGATTGCCATCTGTTCCGTGGTGCCTTCTGTGAGTCGCTCTTTAATCGAATATTTGAGCACTCATCACCAAAAGGTATTTCAGGTCAGCGGAGAATCTCAGAACCTAATAACTGGAATTTATGATTCGCTAGGAGCCGACAGAATCGCCAACATCGCAGCCGCTCGCGCACTCTACCTGAAGAAAGACAACGCTATCGTAATTGACTGCGGCACGGCAACGACACTGACTGCGGTATCACACGATGGAAGATTTCTGGGCGGATTGATAACGCTTGGATTGGGAAATACTTTTCGAGCCCTGCATCAATCAACCGAACAGCTGCCGGATATCGAAGCATCGCACAACGGGCAACCACCATTGGCACTTGCTTTTGACACACAAAACGCCATCACCAGCGGGTGCATCTATGGACAGGTAGGCATCATAGAACAGTGGCTGAAAGTCGCCAAAAGAGAACTCGGTTCCAAGACGACTGTAATTGCAACTGGCGGCTACGCCTCGATAATCGCTCCATTAACGAAGGAAATCGATCACATTGCTCCTGACCTGACGCTGCACGGCATCAATTTTATTGCCGAGGCGGCAATGGTCCCAGCGGATCAAGTTTGA
- the glmU gene encoding UDP-N-acetylglucosamine diphosphorylase/glucosamine-1-phosphate N-acetyltransferase, translating to MTKRSNTQAVLLAAGQGKRMKSSKPKVLHDVLGKTVLGRVLDAVDELNIDHVHVVVGHEAEQVRAFLQANPPKTPLSVHLQEPQHGTGHALQQVVPSLENFKGTLLVSVADTPLLQGRTLAALVDGHVEQKAVVTLLTTEVEDAKSYGRILRDKNGSVIAIIEDKDASEEQKKIREINPAIYCFEWPICKSGLFTLKNDNRQKEYYLTDMVAWAHKENHKTAGIKSTDWREVAGINSRLELAEATRLLRDMCIHELALDSGVTIVDPLTTWVAPEVSIGQDSMVLPGCHLTGKIEIGSNCVIGPNTVIKGPVVIGANSSVVQSNVSNSVIGSDCKVGPFSHLRDGNEIADQVRIGNFVEIKKSSIGKKTNVSHLSYVGDASVGSNANLGAGTITANYNHATKQKNRTTIGDGASTGSNSVLVAPITLGDKATVAAGTVATRDVPAGALAVGRARQENKEGWSDRKK from the coding sequence ATGACCAAACGTAGCAACACTCAAGCTGTTCTTCTTGCTGCCGGACAGGGAAAACGCATGAAGTCGTCAAAGCCTAAAGTGCTGCATGATGTGTTGGGAAAGACGGTTCTTGGTCGCGTTCTAGATGCGGTGGACGAGTTGAACATCGATCACGTTCACGTTGTAGTCGGCCATGAGGCTGAGCAAGTCAGGGCTTTCTTGCAGGCGAATCCGCCGAAAACTCCCTTATCAGTGCATCTTCAAGAGCCGCAGCATGGTACGGGACATGCGCTGCAGCAAGTGGTGCCGTCTCTGGAAAATTTCAAAGGTACCTTACTTGTTTCGGTGGCTGACACGCCATTGCTTCAAGGCCGCACACTTGCCGCTCTGGTGGATGGGCATGTCGAGCAGAAAGCTGTTGTCACTCTTTTGACGACTGAAGTCGAAGATGCGAAAAGTTATGGTCGCATTTTGCGGGACAAGAATGGATCTGTTATCGCAATTATCGAAGATAAAGATGCGTCTGAAGAGCAGAAGAAGATTCGCGAAATCAACCCTGCCATTTACTGTTTTGAATGGCCGATTTGCAAAAGCGGACTGTTTACTTTGAAAAATGATAACCGTCAGAAAGAGTATTATTTAACCGACATGGTGGCATGGGCCCACAAAGAGAATCACAAAACTGCCGGCATCAAATCAACCGATTGGCGGGAAGTGGCAGGCATAAATTCTCGGTTGGAGCTGGCTGAAGCGACAAGATTGCTGCGTGATATGTGCATTCACGAGCTTGCACTGGACAGTGGTGTCACGATAGTCGATCCCCTGACGACATGGGTTGCACCGGAAGTTTCTATCGGGCAGGATTCCATGGTTCTGCCAGGTTGCCACTTAACAGGAAAAATTGAAATCGGTTCAAATTGCGTGATCGGGCCGAATACCGTGATCAAAGGTCCTGTAGTTATCGGCGCGAATTCTAGCGTGGTGCAATCAAATGTAAGCAATTCAGTCATCGGCAGCGATTGCAAAGTTGGTCCGTTCTCTCATCTGCGCGACGGTAACGAGATTGCTGATCAAGTCCGGATTGGAAATTTTGTCGAGATCAAAAAATCATCCATCGGCAAGAAGACGAATGTCTCGCATCTTTCTTACGTTGGCGATGCGTCGGTTGGCAGTAATGCGAACCTGGGTGCAGGAACGATTACAGCTAACTATAATCATGCCACCAAGCAGAAAAACCGCACCACCATAGGTGATGGCGCGTCGACAGGCAGCAACTCAGTTCTGGTGGCACCGATCACGCTCGGTGACAAAGCGACGGTAGCAGCGGGAACTGTGGCTACGCGAGATGTTCCGGCTGGTGCTCTGGCTGTAGGCAGAGCTCGTCAGGAAAACAAAGAAGGTTGGTCTGACCGGAAGAAATAA
- a CDS encoding glycosyltransferase, giving the protein MKHSLVIPVYKNQDSIEPLLTVLSQLSKELDNDLEVVFVVDGSPDKSQARLEELLPSTNIHAQLLSSSRNFGAFSAIRLGLETATGSSIAVMSADLQEPPELAKDFFQVLDANEADIVFGVRESRDDPWSSAIASQIFWSFYRKYVEPACPVGGVDMFAMTAAFRDHIINMREANSSLLGLLFWVGGRRKFVPYHRKAREHGKSAWTFQKKVTYLLDSIFAFTDLPVRLMIVAGALGIALALLLGVVIVTWRLSGIGVVPGYAGTMLTILFFGALNLFGLGVVGNYAWRGYENTKLRPLNIVSEKKKFNYD; this is encoded by the coding sequence ATGAAACATTCACTTGTCATTCCTGTCTACAAAAATCAAGATTCAATCGAGCCTTTGCTCACAGTTTTGAGTCAGCTCAGTAAAGAGCTTGATAATGATCTGGAAGTCGTATTTGTCGTTGATGGTAGCCCTGATAAATCGCAAGCGCGTTTAGAAGAACTGCTGCCGTCCACGAATATACATGCGCAATTACTCAGTTCGTCAAGAAATTTTGGAGCCTTTTCAGCTATTCGTCTTGGGCTGGAAACCGCGACCGGAAGCAGCATCGCTGTCATGTCCGCCGACTTGCAGGAGCCTCCCGAGCTAGCAAAAGATTTTTTTCAAGTCCTCGATGCAAATGAGGCCGATATTGTTTTCGGTGTGCGCGAGTCGCGAGACGATCCATGGTCATCGGCGATTGCGTCGCAGATTTTCTGGTCGTTTTATCGTAAATATGTAGAGCCCGCTTGCCCGGTTGGTGGCGTTGATATGTTCGCTATGACGGCTGCGTTTCGCGATCACATTATCAATATGCGCGAGGCCAACAGCAGTCTTCTCGGGTTGCTCTTCTGGGTTGGCGGCAGAAGAAAGTTTGTGCCATATCATCGTAAAGCCAGAGAACACGGTAAGAGCGCGTGGACCTTTCAGAAGAAAGTGACCTATTTGCTCGATAGCATTTTCGCTTTTACCGATCTGCCTGTTCGACTTATGATCGTGGCTGGGGCGCTGGGTATCGCATTGGCGCTGCTTCTAGGCGTTGTTATCGTCACGTGGCGACTGAGCGGCATCGGGGTGGTGCCGGGCTACGCGGGCACCATGCTGACGATTCTGTTCTTTGGTGCGCTGAATCTTTTCGGGCTGGGTGTGGTTGGAAATTACGCCTGGCGCGGATATGAGAATACAAAGCTTCGCCCTTTGAATATTGTCTCTGAAAAGAAAAAGTTCAATTACGATTGA